In Gulosibacter molinativorax, a single window of DNA contains:
- a CDS encoding YtoQ family protein, protein MDIITNRPRRQDRIRGADLDGIHDTRNRYTKEEPLAMSFIVYLSGEIHTEWRAEVQRGAEAAGLDVTFTAPVTDHPASDAAGDHLVKTESQFWRDHQSAKVNAIRTRTLIEKSDLVVVRFGDKYKQWNAAFDAGYCAALGKPYVTLHDTDIVHPLKEVDAAAQAWCTTTDQVVETLKYVLKA, encoded by the coding sequence GTGGACATCATTACCAATCGCCCGCGACGTCAAGATCGAATACGTGGAGCCGATCTGGATGGGATCCATGACACCAGAAATCGATACACCAAAGAGGAGCCGTTAGCTATGAGTTTTATTGTCTATCTATCCGGCGAGATACACACCGAGTGGCGTGCCGAGGTGCAACGCGGGGCAGAGGCCGCGGGGCTGGATGTGACCTTCACCGCACCCGTGACCGATCACCCGGCGAGCGATGCCGCGGGAGATCACCTGGTCAAGACGGAAAGTCAGTTTTGGCGCGATCACCAGTCGGCGAAGGTGAACGCCATCCGGACGCGGACCCTGATCGAGAAGAGTGACCTGGTCGTCGTGCGCTTCGGCGATAAGTACAAGCAGTGGAATGCCGCATTTGATGCCGGCTACTGTGCGGCGCTCGGAAAGCCGTACGTGACGTTGCACGATACCGATATCGTGCATCCGCTTAAGGAAGTGGATGCCGCGGCGCAGGCCTGGTGCACGACGACCGACCAGGTAGTGGAGACACTGAAGTATGTGCTGAAGGCGTAA
- a CDS encoding RidA family protein, whose protein sequence is MASIRTYSHGVPQEEAAGLSAGYSVNGTIYVSGQMSHDMQGNFVGEGDIEAQTRQTLENIDRVLAGFGVAKSNIAEVQVFLTDVQRDHALFNAIFKEYLGEHRPAATLLGIASLPGGPSQLIEIRVVAYED, encoded by the coding sequence ATGGCCAGTATCAGGACGTACAGTCATGGTGTTCCACAAGAGGAAGCCGCGGGCCTTAGCGCTGGCTACAGCGTCAACGGCACGATCTACGTTTCGGGGCAAATGTCGCACGACATGCAAGGCAATTTTGTTGGCGAGGGCGACATCGAAGCGCAGACGCGACAGACGCTGGAAAACATTGATCGTGTGCTGGCGGGGTTCGGGGTCGCCAAATCGAATATCGCCGAAGTGCAGGTCTTCCTGACCGATGTCCAACGGGATCACGCACTCTTTAATGCAATCTTCAAGGAGTATTTGGGCGAGCATCGGCCAGCGGCCACGCTTCTTGGAATAGCGAGTCTGCCGGGCGGGCCGAGTCAACTCATCGAAATTCGAGTCGTTGCGTACGAGGACTAA
- a CDS encoding pyridoxamine 5'-phosphate oxidase family protein — translation MERSEHTNLYITLGMVTAKAHSAPRRGGIPVTISQEDWSVVRRIVPRTIRSSLHCSITSLNPDGSPHVSPIGSFLPTDNGHGIYFDAFNVQLAANLRRDPRVSILAVDSGPFMWARSLMKGRFTRPPGIRMTGTVGPPRRSTPSEVRRFHRLVGPLLRTRGGKLMWTSLPIARDVKIEYVEPIWMGSMTPEIDTPKRSR, via the coding sequence ATGGAAAGATCTGAACATACGAATCTTTACATCACGCTTGGTATGGTCACCGCCAAGGCGCATTCCGCACCTAGACGTGGAGGAATACCGGTGACCATCTCTCAAGAAGACTGGAGCGTCGTTCGGCGAATCGTGCCGCGGACAATTCGCAGTTCATTGCACTGCAGCATCACTTCGTTGAACCCGGACGGCTCGCCCCACGTGAGTCCGATTGGATCGTTTCTTCCAACTGACAACGGTCACGGAATCTATTTCGACGCATTCAACGTCCAACTCGCGGCGAATCTAAGACGCGACCCCCGGGTTTCGATTCTCGCGGTAGATAGCGGTCCATTCATGTGGGCACGGTCGCTAATGAAAGGCCGCTTCACCAGACCGCCTGGAATTCGAATGACGGGAACAGTCGGGCCGCCGCGCCGATCCACCCCGAGCGAGGTCCGGCGATTCCATCGACTCGTCGGCCCACTACTGCGCACTCGTGGCGGGAAACTGATGTGGACATCATTACCAATCGCCCGCGACGTCAAGATCGAATACGTGGAGCCGATCTGGATGGGATCCATGACACCAGAAATCGATACACCAAAGAGGAGCCGTTAG